Genomic segment of Sphingomicrobium marinum:
TATCGTGCCAGCACGCTCGATGGTCCTTGCCAGCGCGTCGTCAATGTCGGCTCGGGTGGCTATTTCGGCGATCCCAATTTCGACGAAAGCAACTTCCCGCCGTCAGGCAGTGTCGTGGTGCCCAAGGGTGCCGGCGTTCGTACGACCACGCTCGAGCGCGACCGCAATGCCTTCTCGGCAGTACTGCAGGTCGAGCCCAAGGACGGAACGGCGCTGCTGACGCTCGAATATCTGCGCGCGGAAACCGACGCGACGCTGGATGAATTCGCGGCGCTGGCGCTGGTCAACGATGACGGCCTCTTCCCGGTCGTTGCGGCCGGCACGACGCCGATCTTCGACGGCAATGTCGTCCAGCAGATCACGCTGACACAGTTCCAGCCATTCAATGGCAACGCGGCCGGCGGCATCCCGACCGAGTTCCTGCGCTTCCAGCGCGAGGACGAGGCGATGACCGAAGACATGTCGATCGAACTGGAAGTCTATCCGACCGATCGCTTCACGCTGAACTTCGAAGGCCAGTACATCAATTCGGATCGCACCGAAGAGGGCCTCATCGCGGTGATGCAGACCTACACCGACGTGTTCCTCGACAATTCGACCGACACGCCGCAGGTGCAGTTCCTGCAGCCGGGCACGGCAGGTTCGCCGGCCGGCTATTTTACTGATCCCGATCTCAGCTTCTTCTGGTTCCTTCTGGACAACCAGGTGAAGAACGAGGGCGAGCTCTATTCGCTCAAGGGCGATGCCGACTATGAAATCAGCGAGGATGGCTGGCTTCGCAATGCGCGCTTCGGTGCACGCTGGGCCGACCGCAATCGCGTCACGCGCAACGCCAACTTCTCCAATTGGGGCAACCTGGGTGCGCCGTGGACGGGTCGTGGCGGCAACTGGAACTGCGGCGACTTCCAGGCCTTTGGCTGTGGCGGTGCCTATGTGAAGGACTTCCCGACGACGGCGAACGTCTACAACCCGTTCGGCGACAACTTCCAGCGTGGCAATGCCCCCACGCCGTATGGCGATGGTTCGGCATTCTATTATGGCGGTGACAATCTCGTCGAAGAATATCTCAGCGGCCTGACCGAAAGCCAGGCAGCCGAGATCACGGCCTTCACGCTGACGCCCAATGCCTGGGGTCCGATCTACAACCGCACCGGCATCGTGCCGGGCGGCGTGTGGTTGCCGGGTGAGATTTCGGACGTCGATGAACGGACGCTGGCCGCTTACGGCCGCCTCGACTTCGGCCAGGAATTCTCCAACGGTTGGGAGTTTACCGGTAATATCGGTGTGCGCTGGGTCGAGACGACCATCGCTTCGGAAGGGGAGATCAACTATCCCTTCGGCGACTTCTTCGACACCGACATGAACGGCACCGTGACGGTCGCGGAAATCAACGCGGCATGCGCCAATATCCAGCCGGGCCAGCAGGCCCCGGGCTATTGTTCGCTCAGCGATGCGCGCAAGGCGGTCTTCGCGTCGGTCTTCACCGGCACGACGATCGACGACAGCGACGACATCGTGTTCGACAACTGGCTGCCGAGCTTCAACGCCAAGCTGGATATCGGCAACGGTATCCTGTTCCGCGCGGCGGTTTCGAAGGGTATCTTCCGACCGGATCTTGCGGACTTCCGCACCGGCGGCGCCATCTTCGACAATACGCGCGACCTTGAAGTCGCGGGTGCGCTCGAAACCGGTCCACTGTTCCAGATCTTCACCGGCAACCGCTTGCTGCGCCCGGTCGAAGCCTGGAACTATGACCTGTCGGCAGAATGGTACTGGGCGGACGTGGGCTCGCTCACGGTCTCGCTGTTCCAGAAGGACTTCGACAATCTGTTCGGCTTCGGTCCGTCGATCCGCACCTTCATCGCCGATGACGGCACGCCGTTCGACGTCGAGGTCAATGGTCCGGTCAACTTCGGCCAGGCCAAGCTTCGCGGTGTCGAAGTGGCTTACCAGCAGCAGTACGACTTCCTGCCGGGGCCGCTGTCGGGACTGGGGACGCAGCTGACTTATACCTATGTCGACTCCAACGACTTCTCGTCGTCGGGCGACGTGTTCGGCGACCTCCCGCAGCCGGGTGTGTCGGAGCATACGGTCAACGCCGTCCTGTTCTACGAATATGGCGGTATCTCGGCGCGCGCCGCGTATAACTGGCGGTCGGAATATCTCCAGACGCCGCGCGATGTGATCTTCCCGTTCTCGCCGATCTACGGCGACGCCACGGGGCAGCTCGATGCGTCGATATTTTATTCGATTACCGACAACATCAAGATCGGCGCGCAGGGCGTAAACCTGCTCGACGAGGTGACCGGTACCAATTCGCTGGTCGACTTCGACGACACGCGGATCCGGCGTTCGGCGTTCCGCAACGACCGTCGCTTCAC
This window contains:
- a CDS encoding TonB-dependent receptor — its product is MTRKTDQWTMFRNAQVRALGTASSLAMCMALAQPAYAQDAEEGTEAPVEEEDDTIVITGFLQSLETAAEIKRESDTFVDVITAEDIGALPDRSVAESLQRVPGVNISRFEQAADPDRFSVEGSGVIIRGLPFVRSELNGRDIFSANGGRVLSFNDVSSELLGRVEVFKNTTADMIDGGISGTVNLVTRKPLDNKGLKVAGTIEANYGDLAKEWQPGFSVLVANTWDVGGADIGAQLAYAQSSLTTRTDASQLTDPCYRASTLDGPCQRVVNVGSGGYFGDPNFDESNFPPSGSVVVPKGAGVRTTTLERDRNAFSAVLQVEPKDGTALLTLEYLRAETDATLDEFAALALVNDDGLFPVVAAGTTPIFDGNVVQQITLTQFQPFNGNAAGGIPTEFLRFQREDEAMTEDMSIELEVYPTDRFTLNFEGQYINSDRTEEGLIAVMQTYTDVFLDNSTDTPQVQFLQPGTAGSPAGYFTDPDLSFFWFLLDNQVKNEGELYSLKGDADYEISEDGWLRNARFGARWADRNRVTRNANFSNWGNLGAPWTGRGGNWNCGDFQAFGCGGAYVKDFPTTANVYNPFGDNFQRGNAPTPYGDGSAFYYGGDNLVEEYLSGLTESQAAEITAFTLTPNAWGPIYNRTGIVPGGVWLPGEISDVDERTLAAYGRLDFGQEFSNGWEFTGNIGVRWVETTIASEGEINYPFGDFFDTDMNGTVTVAEINAACANIQPGQQAPGYCSLSDARKAVFASVFTGTTIDDSDDIVFDNWLPSFNAKLDIGNGILFRAAVSKGIFRPDLADFRTGGAIFDNTRDLEVAGALETGPLFQIFTGNRLLRPVEAWNYDLSAEWYWADVGSLTVSLFQKDFDNLFGFGPSIRTFIADDGTPFDVEVNGPVNFGQAKLRGVEVAYQQQYDFLPGPLSGLGTQLTYTYVDSNDFSSSGDVFGDLPQPGVSEHTVNAVLFYEYGGISARAAYNWRSEYLQTPRDVIFPFSPIYGDATGQLDASIFYSITDNIKIGAQGVNLLDEVTGTNSLVDFDDTRIRRSAFRNDRRFTFLVRFDF